A portion of the Carya illinoinensis cultivar Pawnee chromosome 11, C.illinoinensisPawnee_v1, whole genome shotgun sequence genome contains these proteins:
- the LOC122282740 gene encoding adenine/guanine permease AZG2 produces MGGELCARVEGGFFTNLAKSWCKMEKSLNDAISKSFVGKYFKLEARKSCFTRELRAGTATFLTMAYIITVNATILSDSGGTCSVADCTAPANQTASPDCMFKPNSGYQDCLSKNKNDLIVATALSAMIGSIAMGVLANLPLALAPAMGPNAYLAYNLVGFHGSGAISYQTALAVVLVEGCAFFAISAIGLRAKLAKLIPRPVRLACAAGIGLFIAFVGLQVHQGVGLVGPDSSTLVTITACASTNPETGACMGGKLQGPKFWLGLVGFIITSYGLMKDIKGGMIYGILFVTMISWFRGTSVTYFPNTPLGENNYKYFKKVVDFHKIKSTAGAVSFNNFNTSEVWVALATLFYVDVLATTGTMHTMAEIGGFGNDEGGFEGEYLAYLVDAGSTVVGSTLGVSSIATYVESSAGMREGGRTGLTAVIIGLYFFISLFFIPLFSSVPPWALGPSLVMVGVMMMKVVNEINWSNMKEAIPAFVTILLMPLTYSISNGIIAGIGLYMALSLYDFVMGSIRWLIKMRRRVVQEQNQVSATAAHVDPTIDQTHV; encoded by the coding sequence atgggaGGTGAGCTGTGTGCAAGAGTGGAGGGCGGTTTCTTCACAAATCTGGCCAAGTCATGGTGTAAAATGGAGAAAAGCCTAAATGATGCGATCTCAAAGAGCTTTGTGGGGAAATACTTCAAACTAGAAGCTAGAAAGAGCTGTTTCACCAGAGAACTACGAGCAGGAACGGCCACTTTTCTCACCATGGCGTATATCATCACCGTCAATGCTACCATCCTCTCCGACTCCGGCGGAACTTGCTCTGTTGCTGACTGCACGGCTCCTGCAAACCAAACTGCTAGCCCGGATTGCATGTTCAAACCCAATTCTGGGTACCAAGATTGTCTTTCGAAGAACAAAAACGACCTTATTGTAGCCACTGCGTTGTCAGCCATGATTGGGTCCATCGCCATGGGAGTTCTAGCTAACCTTCCCTTAGCATTGGCCCCTGCCATGGGACCTAATGCGTACCTTGCCTACAACTTGGTGGGCTTTCATGGATCTGGGGCCATATCTTACCAAACTGCTTTAGCAGTGGTCCTAGTCGAGGGCTGTGCATTCTTTGCAATATCTGCAATTGGGCTGCGCGCAAAGCTCGCCAAACTTATACCTCGCCCAGTTCGGCTTGCTTGCGCTGCGGGAATTGGGCTTTTCATTGCGTTTGTAGGCCTGCAGGTGCACCAAGGCGTGGGGCTTGTTGGTCCTGATTCGTCTACACTGGTGACCATCACTGCCTGTGCTAGCACAAACCCAGAAACGGGTGCGTGCATGGGGGGAAAATTGCAGGGTCCAAAGTTCTGGCTTGGATTAGTAGGCTTCATAATCACATCTTATGGGTTAATGAAAGACATTAAGGGTGGCATGATATATGGCATTCTTTTTGTGACAATGATATCATGGTTTAGGGGTACCTCAGTGACATATTTTCCAAACACCCCACTTGGTGAAAACAACTACAAGTATTTCAAAAAAGTTGTTGATTTTCACAAAATCAAATCCACAGCCGGGGCTGTAAGCTTTAATAATTTCAATACTAGTGAGGTTTGGGTGGCATTAGCAACCTTGTTCTATGTTGATGTGCTTGCCACAACAGGCACAATGCACACAATGGCTGAGATTGGAGGATTTGGTAATGATGAAGGAGGTTTTGAGGGTGAGTATCTGGCCTACTTGGTTGATGCGGGCTCCACAGTCGTGGGGTCCACATTGGGGGTTTCGTCAATAGCCACTTATGTGGAATCATCAGCAGGGATGAGAGAAGGGGGTCGAACAGGATTAACGGCTGTGATCATTGGTTTGTACTTCTTCATTTCATTGTTCTTCATCCCACTGTTTTCAAGTGTTCCTCCATGGGCCCTAGGCCCTTCACTGGTTATGGTTGgggtgatgatgatgaaggtggtaaatgaaataaattggaGTAACATGAAGGAAGCAATCCCAGCATTTGTCACCATTCTTCTTATGCCACTAACTTATTCCATTTCCAATGGAATTATTGCTGGGATTGGGCTCTATATGGCTCTTAGCCTCTATGATTTTGTAATGGGGTCCATAAGGTGGCTGATCAAGATGAGGAGAAGGGTTGTCCAGGAACAAAATCAAGTCTCTGCTACTGCTGCTCATGTAGATCCAACAATTGATCAGACTCatgtatga
- the LOC122282741 gene encoding F-box/FBD/LRR-repeat protein At5g53840-like, translated as MTTMLPVSEYLLLKSGEKRNLHSSVDYLSELPQEIIVFILSLLKIKEAGRTSVLSSRWRYLWRYMCGLDFDESKLMSQIRWRKVRIECMKAERRRFFRLVKHVTEMHQSQTIDEFKVGFEVYEPHFKSEIESWINFSMKKKVKRLTLDFERAGDGYTRTRGNYTLTTRFLHRYSIHSLTSLCLTAVEVTGLVLDHILSKCPFLEVLHVEVSQSLVNLKVAGPSLKLKRLEILRCKCLENLEISAMNLVSFKYSGPEITKMVLKHVPKLVDLSLACHYACFFVKHSSQFSSCLSKLKTLELDLGVEKFFRFPRFPELTNLRQLKLRVNARDVETLLHCTSLLKASPFLEKFSMQLLFSNGAATGKMKVRKAKHPHQCLKVVEVTGFIGCTVDMELSLYVLNNAACLEKLVIDTRYSLEEEIRWLNRWCAERLQDMILCPELDERIRDTGEKSAAIACARQLEARLPPGVELVIL; from the exons ATGACAACGATGCTACCTGTCTCTGAATATTTGCTTTTGAAG AGCGGCGAGAAACGCAATCTGCATTCATCAGTGGATTATCTAAGTGAATTGCCGCAAGAAATTATTGTCTTCATCCTGTCACTGCTGAAAATCAAAGAAGCAGGGAGGACGAGTGTACTGTCCAGCAGGTGGAGATATCTGTGGAGATACATGTGTGGTTTAGACTTTGACGAGTCAAAGTTGATGAGTCAGATCCGGTGGCGAAAGGTGCGGATCGAGTGTATGAAAGCTGAAAGGCGTAGGTTTTTCCGTTTGGTGAAACACGTAACGGAAATGCATCAAAGTCAAACAATAGATGAATTCAAAGTAGGTTTTGAAGTGTACGAGCCGCACTTTAAGTCTGAAATTGAAAGCTGGATAAACTTTTCCATGAAAAAGAAAGTTAAAAGGCTTACATTGGACTTTGAAAGGGCTGGGGATGGCTATACTAGAACTCGTGGAAATTACACTCTTACTACTCGGTTCCTCCATAGGTATAGCATTCATTCGCTTACATCCCTCTGTCTGACTGCAGTGGAAGTGACAGGACTAGTTCTTGATCACATTTTATCTAAATGCCCATTTCTCGAAGTGTTGCACGTGGAAGTCTCACAATCTTTGGTGAATTTAAAGGTAGCTGGCCCTTCGCTGAAGCTAAAGCGGTTGGAAATATTACGCTGCAAATGTCTTGAGAATCTTGAGATTTCTGCTATGAATCTTGTTTCATTTAAATATAGTGGTCCAGAGATCACAAAGATGGTTCTAAAGCATGTTCCCAAACTCGTTGACCTGTCTTTAGCATGTCATTATGCTTGCTTTTTTGTTAAACATTCCAGCCAGTTTTCAAGTTGTCTTTCTAAGTTGAAGACACTCGAACTAGACCTCGGAGTTGAG AAGTTTTTCCGGTTCCCCAGATTTCCAGAGTTAACAAACCTCAGGCAATTGAAGTTGAGAGTAAATGCAAGAGATGTTGAGACCCTGCTCCATTGCACTTCCCTGCTAAAGGCATCACCCTTTTTGGAGAAGTTCTCAATGCAG TTGCTATTCTCAAATGGGGCTGCAACAGGAAAAATGAAGGTGCGGAAAGCTAAACATCCACACCAATGCCTCAAGGTGGTTGAAGTGACAGGTTTTATTGGGTGCACAGTTGACATGGAGCTTTCCCTTTATGTACTCAACAATGCTGCGTGCCTGGAGAAGCTAGTTATTGATACCCGGTATTCATTGGAAGAGGAAATTAGATGGCTTAATAGGTGGTGTGCAGAGAGATTACAAGACATGATTCTTTGTCCAGAACTAGATGAAAGAATAAGGGACACTGGAGAGAAATCAGCAGCCATTGCTTGTGCAAGGCAACTAGAAGCAAGATTACCTCCCGGGGTTGAACTGGTGATATTATAA
- the LOC122282739 gene encoding B3 domain-containing protein Os01g0905400-like isoform X1, whose amino-acid sequence MCCKAEACKECTQKCLLVHQRKKNSMSGATAFFKVMIGDQFSKVLFLPPKFAATVSSLVDQETFLEDSSGQQWNVALSNLNGSLAFDRGWGSFALDHGLEVGNFLVFNYVMGSGFVVKIFNTTGCEKIDFPENSNVKKRARINGNGNLAAKHDQCHRNEGSMNNQASSTSAMSLSEAVLHQSQCEPNDVEAIPRAPEDMLHCDSSNGGAKHLAKAEYIEEPFYLINRDLQDNQGYDRNPVFDLFNFETWNNSGADVTSKSAVKDGRFPYDTDISLNSQMKTCFVVKDPVAKGIVSGVATTDALDFETIEKSHCSEEISKKASASGNNSCKNRTSGHLLTTSAIRLEGNKENISDVPIKGITKCQIAEGSGAAVSRDLSESMSENNQVALSPKENTSLIDGFSSAKQEFNGMSELVDVPVTSDMRDCQTRLWNDSKMIDQVHSPSSDMIASEKYRGAKVEHVDSVGTSSTYTASLSCLVAKESQSFLELPTCLPSSYHGKARMERRVVFLRDPAMRLWPVLYHERSGFTILTSGWEAFSKANGIQPGDECVFGIERASEGIYGVRITRK is encoded by the exons ATGTGTTGCAAGGCAGAAGCTTGTAAGGAGTGCACCCAGAAATGTTTGCTGGTTCATCAGAGGAAGAAAAACTCAATGAGTGGAGCTACTGCTTTTTTCAAAGTCATGATTGGTGATCAGTTTTCAAAAGTCTTG TTTTTGCCTCCAAAGTTTGCTGCTACGGTATCATCATTGGTTGATCAAGAAACCTTTCTTGAGGACTCGAGTGGGCAGCAATGGAATGTAGCATTATCAAATCTTAATGGTTCACTCGCTTTTGACCGAGGATGGGGTTCCTTCGCATTAGACCATGGGCTGGAGGTTGGAAATTTTTTGGTGTTCAATTATGTTATGGGATCAGGCTTTGTTGTTAAGATTTTCAATACAACTGGGtgtgaaaaaatagattttccTGAGAACAGTAATGTGAAGAAAAGAGCTAGGATTAATGGGAATGGGAATTTAGCTGCCAAACATGACCAATGCCACAGAAATGAAGGTTCGATGAATAACCAAGCTTCAAGCACCTCTGCTATGTCTTTGTCAGAAGCAGTATTACATCAAAGCCAATGTGAACCAAATGATGTGGAAGCAATACCAAGAGCCCCTGAAGACATGCTGCATTGTGATAGTAGCAATGGAGGGGCCAAACATTTGGCCAAAGCAGAATATATTGAAGAGCCATTTTACCTAATCAACCGAGACTTGCAAGACAACCAAGGATATGACAGAAATCCTGTGTTTGACTTGTTTAACTTTGAAACGTGGAACAACTCAGGTGCTGATGTTACCAGCAAATCTGCAGTCAAAGATGGAAGGTTTCCTTATGATACTGATATATCACTAAACTCTCAAATGAAAACCTGCTTTGTTGTCAAAGACCCAGTGGCCAAAGGGATAGTGAGTGGAGTAGCAACTACAGATGCTTTGGACTTTGAAACGATTGAGAAAAGTCATTGCTCCGAAGAAATTagtaagaaggcatccgcttcTGGTAACAATTCTTGCAAAAATAGGACATCTGGGCATCTCTTGACCACATCTGCCATAAGACTTGAAGGAAACAAGGAGAACATCTCTGACGTACCAATTAAAGGAATTACAAAGTGCCAAATTGCAGAGGGATCAGGTGCTGCAGTATCAA GAGACCTCTCAGAGTCAATGTCAGAAAACAATCAGGTGGCCCTGTCTCCTAAGGAGAATACTTCACTCATTGACGGTTTTTCAAGTGCTAAACAGGAATTTAATGGGATGTCTGAGCTCGTGGATGTTCCCGTTACCTCTGACATGCGTGACTGTCAGACTCGTTTGT GGAATGATTCAAAGATGATCGATCAAGTTCACAGTCCAAGTTCTGATATGATTGCAAGTGAGAAATATCGAGGGGCGAAAGTTGAACACGTTGACTCAGTTGGAACTTCCTCAACATATACAGCCAGTCTCTCCTGTTTGGTGGCCAAAGAAAGCCAATCTTTTCTT GAGTTGCCCACATGTCTGCCATCTTCTTATCATGGAAAAGCAAGAATGGAAAGGAGGGTTGTGTTCCTGCGAGATCCAGCAATGAGATTATGGCCAGTCCTCTACCATGAGAGGTCTGGTTTCACAATTTTGACGAGTGGATGGGAAGCTTTTAGCAAGGCGAATGGCATTCAACCTGGAGATGAGTGTGTTTTTGGGATTGAGAGGGCCTCGGAGGGTATATATGGTGTCCGTATTACCCGAAAGTAA
- the LOC122282739 gene encoding B3 domain-containing protein Os02g0598200-like isoform X2 translates to MCCKAEACKECTQKCLLVHQRKKNSMSGATAFFKVMIGDQFSKVLFLPPKFAATVSSLVDQETFLEDSSGQQWNVALSNLNGSLAFDRGWGSFALDHGLEVGNFLVFNYVMGSGFVVKIFNTTGCEKIDFPENSNVKKRARINGNGNLAAKHDQCHRNEGSMNNQASSTSAMSLSEAVLHQSQCEPNDVEAIPRAPEDMLHCDSSNGGAKHLAKAEYIEEPFYLINRDLQDNQGYDRNPVFDLFNFETWNNSGADVTSKSAVKDGRFPYDTDISLNSQMKTCFVVKDPVAKGIVSGVATTDALDFETIEKSHCSEEISKKASASGNNSCKNRTSGHLLTTSAIRLEGNKENISDVPIKGITKCQIAEGSGAAVSRNDSKMIDQVHSPSSDMIASEKYRGAKVEHVDSVGTSSTYTASLSCLVAKESQSFLELPTCLPSSYHGKARMERRVVFLRDPAMRLWPVLYHERSGFTILTSGWEAFSKANGIQPGDECVFGIERASEGIYGVRITRK, encoded by the exons ATGTGTTGCAAGGCAGAAGCTTGTAAGGAGTGCACCCAGAAATGTTTGCTGGTTCATCAGAGGAAGAAAAACTCAATGAGTGGAGCTACTGCTTTTTTCAAAGTCATGATTGGTGATCAGTTTTCAAAAGTCTTG TTTTTGCCTCCAAAGTTTGCTGCTACGGTATCATCATTGGTTGATCAAGAAACCTTTCTTGAGGACTCGAGTGGGCAGCAATGGAATGTAGCATTATCAAATCTTAATGGTTCACTCGCTTTTGACCGAGGATGGGGTTCCTTCGCATTAGACCATGGGCTGGAGGTTGGAAATTTTTTGGTGTTCAATTATGTTATGGGATCAGGCTTTGTTGTTAAGATTTTCAATACAACTGGGtgtgaaaaaatagattttccTGAGAACAGTAATGTGAAGAAAAGAGCTAGGATTAATGGGAATGGGAATTTAGCTGCCAAACATGACCAATGCCACAGAAATGAAGGTTCGATGAATAACCAAGCTTCAAGCACCTCTGCTATGTCTTTGTCAGAAGCAGTATTACATCAAAGCCAATGTGAACCAAATGATGTGGAAGCAATACCAAGAGCCCCTGAAGACATGCTGCATTGTGATAGTAGCAATGGAGGGGCCAAACATTTGGCCAAAGCAGAATATATTGAAGAGCCATTTTACCTAATCAACCGAGACTTGCAAGACAACCAAGGATATGACAGAAATCCTGTGTTTGACTTGTTTAACTTTGAAACGTGGAACAACTCAGGTGCTGATGTTACCAGCAAATCTGCAGTCAAAGATGGAAGGTTTCCTTATGATACTGATATATCACTAAACTCTCAAATGAAAACCTGCTTTGTTGTCAAAGACCCAGTGGCCAAAGGGATAGTGAGTGGAGTAGCAACTACAGATGCTTTGGACTTTGAAACGATTGAGAAAAGTCATTGCTCCGAAGAAATTagtaagaaggcatccgcttcTGGTAACAATTCTTGCAAAAATAGGACATCTGGGCATCTCTTGACCACATCTGCCATAAGACTTGAAGGAAACAAGGAGAACATCTCTGACGTACCAATTAAAGGAATTACAAAGTGCCAAATTGCAGAGGGATCAGGTGCTGCAGTATCAA GGAATGATTCAAAGATGATCGATCAAGTTCACAGTCCAAGTTCTGATATGATTGCAAGTGAGAAATATCGAGGGGCGAAAGTTGAACACGTTGACTCAGTTGGAACTTCCTCAACATATACAGCCAGTCTCTCCTGTTTGGTGGCCAAAGAAAGCCAATCTTTTCTT GAGTTGCCCACATGTCTGCCATCTTCTTATCATGGAAAAGCAAGAATGGAAAGGAGGGTTGTGTTCCTGCGAGATCCAGCAATGAGATTATGGCCAGTCCTCTACCATGAGAGGTCTGGTTTCACAATTTTGACGAGTGGATGGGAAGCTTTTAGCAAGGCGAATGGCATTCAACCTGGAGATGAGTGTGTTTTTGGGATTGAGAGGGCCTCGGAGGGTATATATGGTGTCCGTATTACCCGAAAGTAA
- the LOC122282739 gene encoding uncharacterized protein LOC122282739 isoform X3: MCCKAEACKECTQKCLLVHQRKKNSMSGATAFFKVMIGDQFSKVLFLPPKFAATVSSLVDQETFLEDSSGQQWNVALSNLNGSLAFDRGWGSFALDHGLEVGNFLVFNYVMGSGFVVKIFNTTGCEKIDFPENSNVKKRARINGNGNLAAKHDQCHRNEGSMNNQASSTSAMSLSEAVLHQSQCEPNDVEAIPRAPEDMLHCDSSNGGAKHLAKAEYIEEPFYLINRDLQDNQGYDRNPVFDLFNFETWNNSGADVTSKSAVKDGRFPYDTDISLNSQMKTCFVVKDPVAKGIVSGVATTDALDFETIEKSHCSEEISKKASASGNNSCKNRTSGHLLTTSAIRLEGNKENISDVPIKGITKCQIAEGSGAAVSRDLSESMSENNQVALSPKENTSLIDGFSSAKQEFNGMSELVDVPVTSDMRDCQTRLWNDSKMIDQVHSPSSDMIASEKYRGAKVEHVDSVGTSSTYTASLSCLVAKESQSFLVFPETPH, encoded by the exons ATGTGTTGCAAGGCAGAAGCTTGTAAGGAGTGCACCCAGAAATGTTTGCTGGTTCATCAGAGGAAGAAAAACTCAATGAGTGGAGCTACTGCTTTTTTCAAAGTCATGATTGGTGATCAGTTTTCAAAAGTCTTG TTTTTGCCTCCAAAGTTTGCTGCTACGGTATCATCATTGGTTGATCAAGAAACCTTTCTTGAGGACTCGAGTGGGCAGCAATGGAATGTAGCATTATCAAATCTTAATGGTTCACTCGCTTTTGACCGAGGATGGGGTTCCTTCGCATTAGACCATGGGCTGGAGGTTGGAAATTTTTTGGTGTTCAATTATGTTATGGGATCAGGCTTTGTTGTTAAGATTTTCAATACAACTGGGtgtgaaaaaatagattttccTGAGAACAGTAATGTGAAGAAAAGAGCTAGGATTAATGGGAATGGGAATTTAGCTGCCAAACATGACCAATGCCACAGAAATGAAGGTTCGATGAATAACCAAGCTTCAAGCACCTCTGCTATGTCTTTGTCAGAAGCAGTATTACATCAAAGCCAATGTGAACCAAATGATGTGGAAGCAATACCAAGAGCCCCTGAAGACATGCTGCATTGTGATAGTAGCAATGGAGGGGCCAAACATTTGGCCAAAGCAGAATATATTGAAGAGCCATTTTACCTAATCAACCGAGACTTGCAAGACAACCAAGGATATGACAGAAATCCTGTGTTTGACTTGTTTAACTTTGAAACGTGGAACAACTCAGGTGCTGATGTTACCAGCAAATCTGCAGTCAAAGATGGAAGGTTTCCTTATGATACTGATATATCACTAAACTCTCAAATGAAAACCTGCTTTGTTGTCAAAGACCCAGTGGCCAAAGGGATAGTGAGTGGAGTAGCAACTACAGATGCTTTGGACTTTGAAACGATTGAGAAAAGTCATTGCTCCGAAGAAATTagtaagaaggcatccgcttcTGGTAACAATTCTTGCAAAAATAGGACATCTGGGCATCTCTTGACCACATCTGCCATAAGACTTGAAGGAAACAAGGAGAACATCTCTGACGTACCAATTAAAGGAATTACAAAGTGCCAAATTGCAGAGGGATCAGGTGCTGCAGTATCAA GAGACCTCTCAGAGTCAATGTCAGAAAACAATCAGGTGGCCCTGTCTCCTAAGGAGAATACTTCACTCATTGACGGTTTTTCAAGTGCTAAACAGGAATTTAATGGGATGTCTGAGCTCGTGGATGTTCCCGTTACCTCTGACATGCGTGACTGTCAGACTCGTTTGT GGAATGATTCAAAGATGATCGATCAAGTTCACAGTCCAAGTTCTGATATGATTGCAAGTGAGAAATATCGAGGGGCGAAAGTTGAACACGTTGACTCAGTTGGAACTTCCTCAACATATACAGCCAGTCTCTCCTGTTTGGTGGCCAAAGAAAGCCAATCTTTTCTT GTCTTCCCCGAAACTCCCCATTAA